The Metabacillus schmidteae nucleotide sequence TCGTCGCTCCAGCATTCCATCAATCCAAACACCCATAATCTCCGGAAGTGTTAATAACCTGATCGTATGACCAGTTGGTGCAGTATCAAAGACAATGTGATCATAATTTTCACCTTCATCAAGGATTATAGAAACGATTCGATCAAACAATGAGGCCTCTTCAGCACCCGGAGTGGAGCTTGCCAAATCAATTTGGCGAAATACTTCGCTTTGCATATGGGATTTCACTACACCTTGAATATTCTCTTTTACTTTTTTTATATACTTTTTTGTTTCAATACCGGGATCAATTTCTAACGCAAACAGCATTGGAAAAACCTCTATTGGCTGATTTTTAAGTGGCTGGTGGAAAATATCCCCTATATTATGGGCTGGATCTGTTGAAACTAATAGTGTTTTCTTTCGCTGTTGTGCGAGCATTAAAGCGATCGCAGCTGCACTTGTTGATTTACCCACTCCACCTTTTCCGCCTATAAATAAAATCTTTTCTCTCAAAACGATAACCTCCTTACTTATCATCCTTAACAACAGCGAAATCCATCTAATGGCGACTTATCCATTCCCATTCTCAAGTGCCAATCATGGAATTTTTCAATCATATATGGATAAAGTTCTAACGTATAGTAAAACGCAGGATTCGGAAGACCCAAAGTTTCAGATAAACATAGAAAAAGAAATAAATCATCTTCATCCTGGATTTCTCTTGCAACTTCTGTTTTATGTTGTACAGATAAGATTTCATCGTAGAGTAAGAGAAGTTTTTTTATAGCGGAAAAACTCTTCATGAACTTTTTTCAACTCCTTATTAAGAGAAGGAACCTGTTAAACTAGGTTCCCCCTCTTTCAATTTATAGGTTTGTTTGATTGTCTCGTTTGGTTAATTCCTTGAAGGCTGTTAACATTATCCAGATGGCAAAAACTAAGATGATGCTTCCGAAGATAAACAACAGTAGATTCATATCAGCAGCACCTAAACCTGACCACTCAAACACAACTTGTTGAATCATTGCCCATATTGTCATGAATAAGATAAACACCATTGGAATAAACGAAACGAGGTAATTACGGCCAAGGCGTTTGAGCCAAATTGATATGAGAAGTAAGCTTATACCTGCTAACAATTGATTTGACGTACCAAACAAAGGCCATAATAAATAGCCACCAGAACCAAACCCATTCGGACCTTTCGGTAATAAAACTAGTGCCGCACTTGAAATAACTGCGATCGATGTGGCAACATGTGGTTTTGTTAGTGGTTGTACCTTATACTCTGTACCTAACTCTGCAATGATATATCTCATTAACCGAACAGACGAATCAAGAGTTGTTGCGGCAAAGCTCACAACAATGATTGAAATGATTGTCCCTGCAATATCAGCTGGAATGCCTATTCCTGTAGCAAGCTGTGCACCACCCGCTATAAAGTTGCCGAGACCACCGCCATTTGCTGCTGCAAATGAACTATAAGCTTCTTTAAACTCACCTGCACTAGAGAATACCGTTACACATGCAATAATAGCAATAAGAGCTAAAAAGCCT carries:
- a CDS encoding ArsA family ATPase, giving the protein MREKILFIGGKGGVGKSTSAAAIALMLAQQRKKTLLVSTDPAHNIGDIFHQPLKNQPIEVFPMLFALEIDPGIETKKYIKKVKENIQGVVKSHMQSEVFRQIDLASSTPGAEEASLFDRIVSIILDEGENYDHIVFDTAPTGHTIRLLTLPEIMGVWIDGMLERRKKRNETYTQLLNDGDPIEDPIITVLQHRKQRFMNVRHILLNKKQTGFIFILNAERLSILETSKAIKMLAAHQLNVHTLFVNKILSENDESQFWKKRQQTEREYLKWIETEFVNQEKHYIPLFETDIHSISLLKEFANYLKEHISIY
- a CDS encoding cory-CC-star protein, with protein sequence MKSFSAIKKLLLLYDEILSVQHKTEVAREIQDEDDLFLFLCLSETLGLPNPAFYYTLELYPYMIEKFHDWHLRMGMDKSPLDGFRCC